A genomic region of Desulfotignum phosphitoxidans DSM 13687 contains the following coding sequences:
- a CDS encoding type II toxin-antitoxin system HicB family antitoxin produces MIKIEIYHDGEFYCARCIDDLDIFSQGKTLDEVVKNIKEAIILYFEDEPSDLAGFDRNPSIFSMMDLGEVHV; encoded by the coding sequence ATGATTAAGATTGAAATATATCATGATGGTGAGTTTTATTGTGCCAGGTGTATTGATGACTTGGATATTTTCAGTCAGGGCAAAACGCTCGATGAAGTGGTTAAAAATATTAAAGAAGCGATAATTTTGTATTTTGAGGATGAGCCTTCAGATCTGGCCGGGTTTGATCGGAATCCTTCAATTTTTTCCATGATGGATTTAGGGGAAGTCCATGTCTGA
- a CDS encoding type II toxin-antitoxin system HicA family toxin, whose protein sequence is MSEKMPVVSGKTLIRFLESIGYEVARQRGSHVRLVKSTMAGNHKITIPNHNPVAKGTLSDILSKVSLWCQIDKQHLAARLKEF, encoded by the coding sequence ATGTCTGAAAAGATGCCGGTTGTATCCGGAAAAACGCTGATTCGTTTTCTGGAGTCCATCGGCTATGAAGTTGCAAGACAAAGAGGCAGCCATGTAAGACTTGTAAAATCGACAATGGCTGGAAATCATAAAATTACTATCCCCAATCATAATCCCGTTGCAAAAGGCACCTTGTCGGATATTTTGAGCAAAGTTTCTCTCTGGTGTCAGATCGATAAACAGCACCTGGCCGCAAGATTGAAAGAATTTTGA